The following proteins come from a genomic window of Trifolium pratense cultivar HEN17-A07 linkage group LG4, ARS_RC_1.1, whole genome shotgun sequence:
- the LOC123920544 gene encoding uncharacterized protein LOC123920544, giving the protein MAEFEAPSFSLGLDLDSTPPHSPLNHGPIPQVPDSDPESQPDPPIRILKRLRRGPPSSSSVHHQTELPPPCINADDDIEEFSSEDEPVQVFRNSSVGNRSVCGSSKVSLKGVGVLTPHSCSNSRERKRKQDSDIPASVGLEMGQSGFVFPKLAASPVRRFQLLDSDDDDDLFSEDVNFSGVDKVGPSLSAGPMCNRSTPLEHDRKTQFGVNQNQDLWKDLSPVKNFSIPTPAFNEVCEEYFCSAKNMEVPKSGIGISENHNETYRGVNSGCQQDEQVWEAAGPLPPAHCYYFHEDPRIQQLVRSRLCNFSPLGVNSMNQQQNVSHIDYMGQFDNGGASRMPGVQKERVNGTTSRRSKSNTLNVEETFNASEGWVDPKSISPFGSGTSSRKKATRRNSTKSSVSRSKNQQSKLNPSNVSGNWVEPKSCTSMPKDAGRRRVQASSQPAGHWYTGSDGRKVYVSKNGQELTGRNAYRHYRKESGSGFKKSKKKTSAKKANAKRN; this is encoded by the exons ATGGCGGAATTTGAAGCTCCATCATTCTCTTTAGGTCTCGATCTCGACAGCACACCTCCACATTCTCCACTCAACCACGGCCCGATTCCTCAAGTTCCCGACTCCGATCCAGAATCCCAACCCGATCCCCCAATCCGTATCCTCAAACGACTCCGTCGTGGTCCTCCTTCCTCCTCCTCCGTTCACCACCAAACGGAACTGCCGCCTCCGTGCATCAATGCCGACGATGATATCGAGGAGTTCTCATCGGAAGATGAACCCGTTCAAg TATTTAGAAATTCCTCGGTTGGGAATCGTTCTGTATGTGGCAGCTCAAAAGTCTCATTGAAAGGTGTTGGAGTTTTGACTCCTCATTCATGTAGCAATTCTAGggagagaaaaagaaagcaGGATTCGGATATTCCAGCTTCGGTTGGGTTGGAGATGGGTCAGAGTGGGTTTGTGTTTCCCAAGTTAGCGGCTAGTCCTGTTCGTaggtttcaattgctcgattctGACGACGACGATGATCTGTTTAGTGAGGATGTTAATTTTAGTGGTGTTGATAAAGTTGGGCCTTCCTTGTCAGCGGGGCCAATGTGTAACCGAAGCACTCCTTTGGAACACGATAGAAAGACTCAATTTGGTGTGAACCAAAATCAGGATTTATGGAAAGATCTTTCTCCGGTGAAGAATTTTTCCATTCCTACACCTGCCTTCAATGAGGTGTGTGAAGAGTACTTTTGTTCTGCCAAGAACATGGAAGTGCCGAAATCAGGGATTGGTATATCTGAAAATCACAATGAGACATATCGCGGGGTTAATTCTGGATGCCAACAGGATGAACAGGTATGGGAAGCGGCAGGTCCTCTTCCTCCTGCTCATTGTTATTATTTCCATGAGGATCCAAGAATTCAGCAGTTGGTTCGCAGTCGCTTGTGTAATTTTTCTCCATTAGGTGTCAACAGCATGAATCAGCAACAAAATGTCTCGCATATCGATTACAT GGGACAATTCGACAATGGAGGAGCTTCTAGAATGCCGGGAGTTCAGAAAGAACGTGTTAATGGCACAACAAGCAGAAGAAGCAAATCAAATACTTTGAATGTTGAGGAAACCTTTAATGCTTCAGAAGGTTGGGTGGATCCCAAAAGCATTTCTCCTTTCGGCAGTGGAACATCTAGTAGAAAGAAAGCAACAAGGAGAAACAGCACTAAAAGCAGTGTGTCAAGAAGTAAAAATCAACAATCCAAATTAAACCCTTCAAATGTTTCGGGAAATTGGGTGGAACCCAAGAGTTGCACCAGTATGCCGAAAGATGCAGGGAGAAGGCGTGTACAAGCAAGTAGTCAACCTGCTGGTCATTGGTATACAGGTTCTGATGGAAGAAAG GTTTATGTCAGCAAAAATGGACAGGAGTTGACTGGCCGAAATGCTTATAGACATTATCGGAAG GAGAGTGGATCAGGTTTCAAGAAATCCAAAAAGAAGACTAGTGCTAAGAAGGCAAATGCCAAGAGAAATTAA
- the LOC123920546 gene encoding uncharacterized protein LOC123920546 isoform X1 — translation MDPSTEQQMSNLQITDTVNERFPAIPVVPYDRMFPFLFPHIDQDKADEIQALFDKYKRDEIPNDLFRLLQEIVGDYQLVLSAAIQMQKKRILPVTVIEQSRTQLNFTMPVVSYDQMFPFLFPKIHKDKADEIQALFNKYKRGEIPESDFVSLMKGIAGEEKLRSAEAKLKQKKRYLLVTDNEQPRTRINFTMPVVPYDQLFPFLFHEIDQDKAGELNDLFEKYKRDEIPRNTFYSLMKDIVGEELLLSASEKLQQVNELFRTQISFRLPVVPFDQMFPFLFPEIHKDKANEIQALFEKYKRGEIPKYDFVSFMKGIVGEEKLRSVEAKLKQQKTNLLVPVNEQPRVQIDSSERVLPFDQLFPFLISHIDPDKAIGLQTLFDKYKRGEISEHTFVPLMKGILGDQMLRSATAKVKQPKRNLLVPVNKQPRTEINSSELVLPFYQLFPFLISYIDPDKAIELEGFFDKYKTGEIAEHTFESLMKGILGEQMLILATAKLKQQLVEKTMDPSTVQQMSDLQITDTVNEQPRTQINFPSIPVVPYDRMFPFLIPHIHPDKANELHTLFDKYKRDEIPKATFFLLMIDIVGVQLVSSALAQMQEQQKSNLQVTVNEQPGTQINSGKPVATFYDMYRILAPQIGLDESIDLYFLGDKYQRGEIPASSFLPLMQGIVGEPVFRSAAHTLLNR, via the exons AGAGATGAAATACCCAATGATTTGTTTAGGCTTTTGCAAGAGATTGTGGGCGATTATCAACTAGTTTTATCTGCAGCAATACAAATGCAAAAG AAAAGAATTCTACCGGTCACAGTCATTGAACAGTCTAGAACCCAACTCAATTTTACGATGCCTGTGGTGTCATATGACCAGATGTTCCCTTTCTTGTTTCCCAAAATTCACAAAGACAAAGCCGATGAAATTCAAGCTTTATTCAACAAATATAAG AGAGGTGAAATACCCGAGTCTGATTTTGTATCGCTTATGAAAGGCATTGCGGGAGAGGAGAAGCTTAGATCAGCAGAAGCAAAACTGAAACAAAAG AAAAGATATCTACTAGTCACAGACAATGAACAGCCTAGAACCCGAATCAATTTTACGATGCCTGTGGTGCCATATGATCAGTTGTTCCCTTTCTTGTTTCACGAAATTGACCAAGACAAAGCCGGTGAACTTAAcgatttatttgaaaaatataag AGAGATGAAATACCCAGAAATACTTTTTACTCGCTTATGAAAGACATTGTGGGGGAGGAGCTGCTTTTATCAGCATCAGAAAAACTGCAACAGGTCAATGAACTTTTTAGAACGCAAATCAGTTTTAGGTTACCTGTGGTGCCATTTGACCAGATGTTCCCTTTCTTGTTTCCCGAAATTCACAAAGACAAAGCCAATGAAATTCAAGCTTTATTCGAAAAATATAAG AGAGGTGAAATACCCAAGTATGATTTTGTATCGTTTATGAAAGGCATTGTGGGGGAGGAGAAGCTTAGATCAGTAGAAGCAAAACTGAAACAACAG AAAACAAATCTGCTGGTCCCAGTCAACGAACAGCCTAGAGTCCAAATCGATTCCAGTGAACGGGTGTTGCCATTTGACCAGCTGTTTCCTTTCTTGATTTCCCATATTGACCCGGACAAAGCCATTGGACTTCAAACtttatttgacaaatataaG AGAGGTGAAATAAGCGAGCACACTTTTGTTCCTTTAATGAAAGGCATTTTGGGGGACCAGATGCTTAGATCAGCAACAGCAAAAGTGAAACAACCG AAAAGAAATCTGCTGGTCCCAGTCAACAAACAGCCTAGAACCGAAATCAATTCCAGTGAACTGGTGTTGCCATTTTACCAGCTGTTCCCTTTCTTGATTTCCTATATTGACCCAGACAAAGCCATTGAACTTGAAggtttttttgacaaatataag ACAGGTGAAATAGCTGAGCATACTTTTGAATCGCTTATGAAAGGCATTTTGGGGGAGCAGATGCTTATATTAGCAACAGCAAAACTGAAACAACAG TTGGTTGAAAAGACTATGGACCCATCTACAGTGCAACAGATGAGTGATCTACAAATCACAGACACAGTCAATGAACAGCCTAGAACCCAAATCAATTTTCCTAGTATACCTGTGGTGCCATATGACCGGATGTTCCCTTTCTTGATTCCCCATATTCACCCAGACAAAGCAAATGAACTTCACACTTTGTTCGACAAATATAAG AGAGATGAAATACCCAAGGCTACTTTTTTCCTGCTTATGATAGACATTGTGGGCGTGCAGCTGGTTTCATCAGCATTGGCACAAATGCAAGAACAACAG AAAAGCAATCTACAAGTCACAGTCAATGAACAACCTGGAACCCAAATCAATTCTGGTAAACCGGTGGCGACATTTTACGATATGTACCGTATCTTGGCTCCCCAAATTGGCCTAGACGAAAGCATTGACCTTTACTTTTTAGGTGATAAATACCAG AGAGGTGAGATACCGGCGTCAAGTTTTCTACCGCTTATGCAAGGCATTGTGGGGGAGCCGGTTTTTAGATCAGCAGCACATACACTGCTAAACAG ataa
- the LOC123920546 gene encoding uncharacterized protein LOC123920546 isoform X2, giving the protein MDRLKSRIPRVPYDQMFPYLIYNRPDKASELQALFDKYKRDEIPNDLFRLLQEIVGDYQLVLSAAIQMQKKRILPVTVIEQSRTQLNFTMPVVSYDQMFPFLFPKIHKDKADEIQALFNKYKRGEIPESDFVSLMKGIAGEEKLRSAEAKLKQKKRYLLVTDNEQPRTRINFTMPVVPYDQLFPFLFHEIDQDKAGELNDLFEKYKRDEIPRNTFYSLMKDIVGEELLLSASEKLQQVNELFRTQISFRLPVVPFDQMFPFLFPEIHKDKANEIQALFEKYKRGEIPKYDFVSFMKGIVGEEKLRSVEAKLKQQKTNLLVPVNEQPRVQIDSSERVLPFDQLFPFLISHIDPDKAIGLQTLFDKYKRGEISEHTFVPLMKGILGDQMLRSATAKVKQPKRNLLVPVNKQPRTEINSSELVLPFYQLFPFLISYIDPDKAIELEGFFDKYKTGEIAEHTFESLMKGILGEQMLILATAKLKQQLVEKTMDPSTVQQMSDLQITDTVNEQPRTQINFPSIPVVPYDRMFPFLIPHIHPDKANELHTLFDKYKRDEIPKATFFLLMIDIVGVQLVSSALAQMQEQQKSNLQVTVNEQPGTQINSGKPVATFYDMYRILAPQIGLDESIDLYFLGDKYQRGEIPASSFLPLMQGIVGEPVFRSAAHTLLNR; this is encoded by the exons ATGGACCGCCTCAAATCTAGGATACCTAGGGTGCCATATGACCAGATGTTCCCTTACTTGATTTACAATCGCCCAGACAAAGCCAGTGAACTTCAAGCTTTATTCGACAAATATAAG AGAGATGAAATACCCAATGATTTGTTTAGGCTTTTGCAAGAGATTGTGGGCGATTATCAACTAGTTTTATCTGCAGCAATACAAATGCAAAAG AAAAGAATTCTACCGGTCACAGTCATTGAACAGTCTAGAACCCAACTCAATTTTACGATGCCTGTGGTGTCATATGACCAGATGTTCCCTTTCTTGTTTCCCAAAATTCACAAAGACAAAGCCGATGAAATTCAAGCTTTATTCAACAAATATAAG AGAGGTGAAATACCCGAGTCTGATTTTGTATCGCTTATGAAAGGCATTGCGGGAGAGGAGAAGCTTAGATCAGCAGAAGCAAAACTGAAACAAAAG AAAAGATATCTACTAGTCACAGACAATGAACAGCCTAGAACCCGAATCAATTTTACGATGCCTGTGGTGCCATATGATCAGTTGTTCCCTTTCTTGTTTCACGAAATTGACCAAGACAAAGCCGGTGAACTTAAcgatttatttgaaaaatataag AGAGATGAAATACCCAGAAATACTTTTTACTCGCTTATGAAAGACATTGTGGGGGAGGAGCTGCTTTTATCAGCATCAGAAAAACTGCAACAGGTCAATGAACTTTTTAGAACGCAAATCAGTTTTAGGTTACCTGTGGTGCCATTTGACCAGATGTTCCCTTTCTTGTTTCCCGAAATTCACAAAGACAAAGCCAATGAAATTCAAGCTTTATTCGAAAAATATAAG AGAGGTGAAATACCCAAGTATGATTTTGTATCGTTTATGAAAGGCATTGTGGGGGAGGAGAAGCTTAGATCAGTAGAAGCAAAACTGAAACAACAG AAAACAAATCTGCTGGTCCCAGTCAACGAACAGCCTAGAGTCCAAATCGATTCCAGTGAACGGGTGTTGCCATTTGACCAGCTGTTTCCTTTCTTGATTTCCCATATTGACCCGGACAAAGCCATTGGACTTCAAACtttatttgacaaatataaG AGAGGTGAAATAAGCGAGCACACTTTTGTTCCTTTAATGAAAGGCATTTTGGGGGACCAGATGCTTAGATCAGCAACAGCAAAAGTGAAACAACCG AAAAGAAATCTGCTGGTCCCAGTCAACAAACAGCCTAGAACCGAAATCAATTCCAGTGAACTGGTGTTGCCATTTTACCAGCTGTTCCCTTTCTTGATTTCCTATATTGACCCAGACAAAGCCATTGAACTTGAAggtttttttgacaaatataag ACAGGTGAAATAGCTGAGCATACTTTTGAATCGCTTATGAAAGGCATTTTGGGGGAGCAGATGCTTATATTAGCAACAGCAAAACTGAAACAACAG TTGGTTGAAAAGACTATGGACCCATCTACAGTGCAACAGATGAGTGATCTACAAATCACAGACACAGTCAATGAACAGCCTAGAACCCAAATCAATTTTCCTAGTATACCTGTGGTGCCATATGACCGGATGTTCCCTTTCTTGATTCCCCATATTCACCCAGACAAAGCAAATGAACTTCACACTTTGTTCGACAAATATAAG AGAGATGAAATACCCAAGGCTACTTTTTTCCTGCTTATGATAGACATTGTGGGCGTGCAGCTGGTTTCATCAGCATTGGCACAAATGCAAGAACAACAG AAAAGCAATCTACAAGTCACAGTCAATGAACAACCTGGAACCCAAATCAATTCTGGTAAACCGGTGGCGACATTTTACGATATGTACCGTATCTTGGCTCCCCAAATTGGCCTAGACGAAAGCATTGACCTTTACTTTTTAGGTGATAAATACCAG AGAGGTGAGATACCGGCGTCAAGTTTTCTACCGCTTATGCAAGGCATTGTGGGGGAGCCGGTTTTTAGATCAGCAGCACATACACTGCTAAACAG ataa